In a genomic window of [Empedobacter] haloabium:
- a CDS encoding GIY-YIG nuclease family protein, translating into MKDEYEGEQFETLPFGPGLTDGLGELEEERGRHGGRGGGRGSVRPGGGRTRSRPAPKPGPRPRWPRGPYWGPVYGGWPYGVMVSDPGPWAAPVPADPWEPPAGAPAFDAVDLAPPADGGVEPQDEIPPRLANVLTTHAPGITFRDVGTLAAFRKAGRVTGPGIYIIVFRKGGRPLAYVGETADLQERIRKHMLGGAVLGVALRNYRLFVAQPAVSAAQRRAIEKAINAQMLLPHNRGETTNQVSEMQFI; encoded by the coding sequence ATGAAAGACGAATACGAAGGCGAGCAGTTCGAGACCCTGCCGTTCGGGCCAGGCCTGACGGATGGCCTGGGCGAGCTGGAGGAAGAACGCGGCCGCCATGGCGGCCGCGGCGGCGGGCGCGGCAGCGTGCGGCCGGGTGGGGGGAGGACCCGTTCCCGGCCCGCGCCGAAACCTGGGCCGCGGCCGCGCTGGCCGCGCGGGCCCTACTGGGGGCCGGTCTACGGCGGCTGGCCATACGGCGTGATGGTCAGCGATCCCGGCCCCTGGGCGGCACCGGTGCCCGCGGACCCGTGGGAGCCCCCGGCCGGCGCGCCGGCGTTCGACGCCGTCGACCTGGCGCCGCCAGCCGACGGCGGTGTCGAACCGCAGGACGAGATCCCGCCCAGGCTAGCCAACGTGCTCACAACCCATGCGCCCGGCATCACCTTCCGCGACGTGGGCACGCTGGCCGCGTTTCGCAAGGCCGGCAGGGTGACGGGCCCGGGCATCTACATCATCGTGTTCCGCAAGGGCGGGCGCCCGCTGGCCTACGTAGGCGAGACGGCCGACCTGCAGGAACGCATTCGCAAGCACATGCTGGGCGGCGCCGTGCTGGGCGTGGCGCTGCGCAATTACCGGCTGTTCGTGGCGCAGCCGGCCGTGTCGGCGGCGCAGCGGCGCGCCATCGAGAAGGCGATCAACGCACAGATGCTGCTGCCGCACAACCGGGGCGAGACCACCAACCAGGTCAGCGAAATGCAATTCATCTAG
- a CDS encoding DUF4337 domain-containing protein: MSGHGFHVHGPHDHAVEHAAGHGHDKFSGKIAVTTAILATIGALFGYQGGATQNDAAMFKNNAAIAKTEAANRWNYYQAKSNKQNLAELAMTLPNVDPEKYRADVARYKSEKEEIKKEAESWEAKSHEWDRKSDTVLHQHHQWALATTAEQIAIALAAITLLTNRRWLLLSTYAVAAAGIALGAFAWLHVDPLGALFGAAAH; this comes from the coding sequence ATGTCAGGACACGGCTTCCACGTCCACGGCCCGCACGACCACGCGGTCGAACATGCCGCCGGCCACGGCCACGACAAATTCTCCGGCAAGATCGCCGTCACCACCGCCATCCTGGCGACGATCGGCGCGCTGTTCGGTTACCAGGGCGGCGCCACCCAGAACGACGCGGCCATGTTCAAGAACAACGCGGCCATCGCCAAGACGGAAGCGGCCAACCGCTGGAACTACTACCAGGCCAAGTCGAACAAGCAGAATCTGGCCGAGCTGGCGATGACGCTGCCGAACGTCGATCCGGAAAAATACCGTGCCGACGTGGCCCGCTACAAGTCGGAAAAGGAAGAGATCAAGAAAGAGGCGGAAAGCTGGGAAGCGAAGTCGCACGAGTGGGACAGGAAGTCCGACACCGTGCTGCACCAGCACCACCAGTGGGCACTGGCGACGACCGCCGAACAGATCGCCATCGCGCTGGCCGCCATCACCTTGCTGACCAACCGCCGCTGGCTGCTGCTGTCCACCTACGCGGTGGCCGCCGCCGGCATCGCGCTGGGCGCGTTCGCCTGGCTGCACGTCGACCCGCTGGGCGCCCTGTTCGGCGCGGCAGCGCACTAA
- a CDS encoding 8-amino-7-oxononanoate synthase, which translates to MSTRKMARASAAGPAQQHGTIKVTVRDRASGIPLVGASLRLYHGRDAQGIILQTSGEAQLVNWEPTLHEELKVDRTGEHGIVTFSNLEPGVHFVLFDHVTPFADNRPVVGQVKVDQGALHELFMELDIDPEMQLWFEPPGQSQRTDGAFVGNRAIVDVVFRGMDKAVGNEVVLEVDELWQPRSGQAYSAAQMIRKPGRYRFAADLVFARRAGGVVSTPGIMAASDAAGDGARLGLSSSFDAEERTPQPISGNIGVSLSRTETEPTEDLALWTLIRNSTEALSFNNYMDFLDQLFCTPAGDSAAVPFEKARFGAKTAAYHNLKGRRALPFTDSEAYRVLKAATEAFVMVNCGVLRSPYAFDPVNDNAYLDRRDIPASGSLEDTLVQDYLESVGGTKMLPYLAVIRRKLPDVPILVPNQNEEAELCFGIIQDRLANPCMIELIWNYWQEEGMLVQTMNVITQRFQNLRGPSVNDPLANTEIDMLRPLNNLLWGYTQDEQHRLTVVRRNYEYLHHYGMRLDGKAVRHTQPADSRSKFLEAFHHLLRLLTQFYKQDDDTTVKADAFPILNALKEVHLILSQGAHNQYGDLPSTARIEMLMQQWLLARPEFREFLPTRVMVAYPEPWMDRVDAMKKLQMWSDTSVMHFRNLAIFGEQLLLSIRFGHWSDVYEATQAFNWARFWRPQAQGYIHAYRAATGVDLSVDSGNPAGEATLPSVLLRQRLAQQQRSA; encoded by the coding sequence ATGAGTACCAGGAAAATGGCCAGGGCAAGCGCGGCCGGCCCCGCGCAGCAGCATGGAACGATCAAGGTGACGGTGCGCGACCGGGCCAGCGGCATTCCGCTGGTCGGCGCCAGCCTGCGCCTGTATCACGGCAGGGATGCCCAGGGCATCATCCTGCAGACGTCGGGCGAGGCACAGCTGGTGAACTGGGAGCCGACCCTGCACGAGGAACTGAAGGTGGACCGTACCGGCGAGCACGGCATCGTCACGTTTTCCAATCTCGAACCGGGCGTGCACTTCGTGCTGTTCGACCACGTCACGCCGTTCGCCGACAACCGGCCCGTGGTGGGCCAGGTCAAGGTCGACCAGGGCGCCCTGCACGAGCTGTTCATGGAGCTCGACATCGACCCCGAGATGCAGCTGTGGTTCGAGCCGCCGGGCCAGAGCCAGCGTACCGACGGCGCCTTCGTGGGCAACCGCGCCATCGTCGACGTGGTGTTCCGCGGCATGGACAAGGCGGTCGGCAACGAGGTCGTGCTGGAAGTGGACGAGCTGTGGCAGCCGCGCAGCGGCCAGGCCTACTCGGCCGCGCAGATGATCAGGAAGCCGGGGCGCTACCGCTTCGCGGCCGACCTGGTGTTCGCGCGCCGCGCCGGCGGCGTCGTTTCCACCCCGGGCATTATGGCGGCGTCGGACGCCGCCGGCGACGGTGCCCGGCTGGGATTGTCGTCCTCGTTCGATGCCGAGGAGCGCACGCCGCAGCCGATCTCCGGCAATATCGGCGTATCGCTGTCGCGCACCGAGACGGAACCGACCGAGGACCTGGCGCTGTGGACCCTGATCCGCAACAGCACCGAGGCGCTGTCGTTCAACAATTACATGGACTTTCTCGACCAGCTGTTCTGCACCCCGGCGGGGGACAGCGCCGCGGTGCCGTTCGAAAAGGCCCGCTTCGGCGCCAAGACGGCGGCGTATCACAACCTGAAGGGCCGGCGCGCGCTGCCGTTCACGGACTCGGAAGCGTACCGCGTGCTGAAGGCGGCCACGGAAGCGTTCGTGATGGTCAATTGCGGCGTGCTGCGCTCGCCCTATGCGTTCGACCCCGTCAACGACAACGCCTACCTGGACCGGCGCGACATTCCCGCCAGCGGCAGCCTGGAAGACACACTGGTGCAGGACTACCTGGAATCGGTCGGCGGCACCAAGATGCTGCCCTACCTGGCCGTGATCCGGCGCAAGCTGCCGGACGTGCCGATCCTGGTGCCGAACCAGAACGAGGAGGCCGAGCTGTGCTTCGGCATCATCCAGGATCGCCTGGCCAATCCCTGCATGATCGAGTTGATCTGGAACTACTGGCAGGAGGAGGGCATGCTGGTGCAGACCATGAACGTCATCACGCAGCGCTTCCAGAACCTGCGCGGCCCCAGCGTCAACGACCCGCTGGCGAACACGGAGATCGACATGCTGCGGCCCTTGAACAACCTGTTGTGGGGCTATACGCAGGACGAGCAGCACCGCCTGACGGTGGTACGGCGCAACTACGAGTACCTGCACCACTACGGCATGCGGCTGGACGGCAAGGCGGTGCGCCACACGCAGCCGGCCGACAGCCGTTCGAAGTTCCTGGAGGCCTTCCACCACCTGCTGCGCCTCCTGACCCAGTTCTACAAGCAGGACGACGACACCACCGTCAAGGCCGACGCGTTCCCGATCCTGAACGCGCTGAAGGAGGTGCACCTGATCCTGTCGCAGGGCGCGCACAACCAGTACGGCGACCTGCCGTCCACGGCGCGCATCGAGATGCTGATGCAGCAGTGGCTGCTGGCGCGGCCGGAGTTCCGCGAGTTCCTGCCCACGCGCGTGATGGTGGCCTATCCGGAACCGTGGATGGACCGGGTCGACGCGATGAAGAAGCTGCAGATGTGGAGCGACACCAGCGTCATGCACTTCCGTAACCTGGCCATCTTCGGCGAGCAGCTGCTGCTGTCGATCCGCTTCGGCCACTGGAGCGATGTGTACGAGGCCACCCAGGCATTCAACTGGGCACGCTTCTGGCGGCCGCAGGCGCAGGGTTACATCCACGCCTACCGGGCCGCCACCGGGGTCGACCTGTCGGTGGACTCGGGCAATCCGGCCGGCGAGGCGACCTTGCCCTCGGTGCTGCTGCGCCAGCGCCTCGCGCAGCAGCAGCGCAGCGCGTGA
- a CDS encoding amidohydrolase family protein gives MIIDSHCHAGPGDGLTGPWDSNLALGRYRRRAVAAGIERSVLLAAFHSDYAVANEALAALVAAHPERYYGFAFVHAARDRGRIHAMVRVAVEQYGFVGIKVHRHDAPISGEICEAARAFGLPVLYDPMGEVHVAELLAAQYPDVNFILPHLGSFADQWQAQLALIDHLVRHPNIYTDSSGIRRFDLLAEAVRRAGPHKVLFGSDGPWLHPGLELHKIRLLRLPAADEALITGANFLRLIGRATG, from the coding sequence ATGATCATCGACAGCCACTGCCACGCCGGTCCGGGCGACGGCCTGACCGGCCCATGGGACAGCAATCTCGCGCTGGGCCGCTACCGCCGCCGCGCCGTGGCGGCCGGCATCGAGCGCAGCGTACTGCTGGCCGCGTTCCACTCCGATTACGCGGTCGCCAACGAGGCATTGGCCGCGCTGGTGGCGGCCCATCCCGAGCGCTATTACGGCTTCGCCTTCGTGCACGCGGCGCGCGACCGTGGGCGCATCCACGCCATGGTGCGGGTGGCGGTGGAACAGTATGGCTTCGTCGGCATCAAGGTACACCGGCACGACGCGCCGATCAGCGGCGAGATCTGCGAGGCCGCGCGCGCCTTCGGCCTGCCGGTGCTGTACGACCCGATGGGCGAGGTGCATGTGGCCGAACTGCTGGCGGCGCAATACCCGGACGTGAACTTCATCCTGCCGCACCTGGGCAGCTTCGCCGACCAGTGGCAGGCCCAGCTCGCGCTGATCGACCACCTGGTGCGGCATCCGAACATCTACACGGACAGCTCCGGCATCCGCCGCTTCGACCTGCTGGCCGAGGCGGTGCGTAGGGCCGGGCCGCACAAAGTGCTGTTCGGCTCGGACGGGCCGTGGCTGCATCCGGGGTTGGAACTGCACAAGATCCGGTTGCTGCGGTTGCCGGCGGCGGACGAGGCGCTGATCACCGGCGCTAACTTCCTGCGGCTGATCGGGCGCGCCACCGGCTGA
- a CDS encoding aminotransferase class I/II-fold pyridoxal phosphate-dependent enzyme gives MNGNGPLDFTSALYLGLRHPGRALDGWDALTLGKPAALQEVPGARAVAVALARLQGCAAATLLPSTLHLFWDLFGMLGQERFAVLVDAAAYPVARWGAERAAGLGLPLQSFRSGDLAELGRVALAWHRAGRRPLILADGYSPGADGPPPLAAYAALAQRYDGLLLLDDTQALGLLGRHGGGSLRRHGIEALPVLAGASLAKAFGVPVAVLAGSADWIRRFERASDTRLHASPPSRAVVVAARRALRLNAVCGDALRRTLAQRVAQFRAALRAAGLPCRGGAFPVQWLALRPDANLVQAHAALRHAGVLAVPQCRAGQGRLTFLLRADHAPADIARAVRIVTRELRGLT, from the coding sequence GTGAACGGCAACGGGCCGCTGGACTTCACGAGCGCGCTGTACCTGGGGCTGCGCCATCCCGGCCGCGCGCTGGACGGCTGGGATGCCCTCACGCTGGGCAAGCCCGCCGCGCTGCAGGAGGTGCCGGGCGCGCGCGCCGTGGCGGTGGCGCTGGCACGGCTGCAGGGCTGCGCGGCGGCCACCTTGCTGCCGTCCACCCTGCACCTGTTCTGGGACCTGTTCGGCATGCTGGGGCAGGAGCGCTTTGCAGTGCTGGTCGATGCGGCCGCTTACCCGGTGGCGCGCTGGGGGGCGGAGCGGGCGGCGGGCCTGGGCCTGCCGTTGCAGTCCTTCCGCTCCGGCGACCTGGCGGAGCTGGGTCGGGTGGCGCTGGCCTGGCACCGCGCCGGGCGCCGGCCGCTGATCCTGGCGGACGGCTACAGCCCCGGGGCGGACGGGCCACCGCCGCTGGCGGCCTATGCGGCGCTGGCGCAGCGGTATGACGGCCTGCTGCTGCTGGACGACACCCAAGCCCTGGGCCTGCTGGGCCGGCACGGCGGCGGTTCGCTGCGGCGGCATGGCATCGAGGCGCTGCCGGTGCTGGCCGGCGCCTCGCTGGCGAAGGCGTTCGGCGTGCCGGTCGCGGTGCTGGCGGGCAGTGCCGACTGGATCCGGCGCTTCGAACGGGCCAGCGACACGCGGCTGCATGCCAGCCCGCCGTCGCGCGCCGTCGTGGTGGCGGCGCGGCGCGCCTTGCGGCTGAACGCCGTATGCGGCGACGCGCTGCGGCGCACGCTGGCGCAGCGGGTGGCGCAGTTCCGTGCCGCGCTGCGGGCAGCCGGCCTGCCGTGCCGCGGCGGGGCGTTCCCGGTGCAGTGGCTGGCACTGCGGCCGGACGCCAACCTGGTGCAAGCGCACGCCGCGTTGCGCCACGCGGGCGTGCTGGCGGTGCCGCAATGCCGCGCCGGCCAGGGACGGTTGACGTTTCTGCTGCGGGCGGACCACGCGCCGGCGGACATCGCACGAGCGGTGCGGATCGTGACACGGGAGCTGAGGGGGCTGACATGA
- a CDS encoding arginine/lysine/ornithine decarboxylase, which produces MKFRFPIVIIDEDFRSENTSGLGIRALAAAMEKEGMEVLGVTSYGDLAQFAQQQSRASAFVLSIDDEEFGGGSIEETDHALKSLRAFVEEIRYKNADIPIYLYGETRTSRHIPNDILRELHGFIHMFEDTPEFVARHIIREAKSYLDGLSPPFFRALVHYANDGSYSWHCPGHSGGVAFLKSPIGQMFHQFFGENMLRADVCNAVEELGQLLDHTGPVAASERNAARIYNADHCYFVTNGTSTSNKMVWHSTVAPGDIVVVDRNCHKSILHSIIMCGAIPVFLMPTRNHLGIIGPIPLEEFTMESIQKKIENNPFARDAANKKPRILTITQSTYDGVVYNVETLREMLDGKIDTLHFDEAWLPHATFHDFYKDMHAIGKDRPRAKESMIFSTQSTHKLLAGLSQASQVLVRESESVKLDKDAFNEAYLMHTSTSPQYSIIASCDVAAAMMEAPGGTALVEESILEALDFRRAMKKIDEEWGQDWWFKVWGPDTFAEEGIGTREDWIIRAEDDWHGFGKLAPGFNMLDPIKATIVNPGLSLEGQFADSGIPASIVTKYLAEHGVIVEKCGLYSFFIMFTIGITKGRWNTLLTALQQFKDDYDKNAPLWRILPEFSAANPRYEKMGLRDLCQQIHDFYKAYDVARLTTEMYLSDMIPAMKPSDAFAKMAHREIERVAIDDLEGRITSILLTPYPPGIPLLIPGERFNKTIVDYLRFARDFNERFPGFETDVHGLVKREVNGKRDYFVDCVKQ; this is translated from the coding sequence ATGAAATTTCGTTTCCCCATCGTCATTATCGACGAGGACTTCCGTTCCGAGAACACGTCCGGCCTGGGCATTCGCGCCCTGGCCGCGGCCATGGAGAAGGAAGGCATGGAAGTGCTGGGCGTGACCAGCTATGGCGACCTGGCGCAGTTCGCGCAGCAGCAGTCGCGCGCCTCCGCATTTGTCCTCTCCATCGACGACGAGGAATTCGGCGGCGGCTCGATCGAGGAAACCGACCATGCGCTGAAGTCCCTGCGCGCCTTCGTCGAGGAGATCCGCTACAAGAACGCGGACATCCCGATCTACCTGTACGGCGAAACGCGCACCTCGCGCCATATCCCGAACGACATCCTGCGCGAGCTGCATGGCTTCATCCACATGTTCGAGGACACGCCGGAATTCGTCGCGCGCCACATCATCCGCGAAGCCAAGTCCTACCTGGACGGCCTGTCGCCGCCGTTCTTCCGCGCCCTGGTGCACTACGCGAACGACGGCTCGTACTCCTGGCACTGCCCGGGCCACTCGGGCGGCGTGGCGTTCCTGAAGTCGCCGATCGGCCAGATGTTCCACCAGTTCTTTGGCGAGAACATGCTGCGCGCCGACGTCTGCAACGCCGTGGAGGAACTGGGCCAGCTGCTGGACCACACCGGCCCGGTGGCCGCCTCCGAGCGCAACGCGGCGCGCATCTACAACGCCGACCACTGCTACTTCGTCACCAACGGCACGTCCACCTCGAACAAGATGGTGTGGCATTCGACGGTGGCGCCGGGCGACATCGTCGTGGTGGACCGCAACTGCCATAAGTCGATCCTGCATTCGATCATCATGTGCGGCGCGATTCCCGTGTTCCTGATGCCGACCCGGAACCACCTGGGCATCATCGGACCGATCCCGCTGGAAGAGTTCACGATGGAATCGATCCAGAAGAAGATCGAGAACAACCCGTTCGCACGCGACGCCGCCAACAAGAAGCCGCGCATCCTGACCATCACGCAGTCCACCTACGACGGCGTGGTGTACAACGTCGAGACGCTGCGCGAAATGCTGGACGGGAAGATCGACACCCTGCACTTCGACGAAGCCTGGCTGCCGCACGCCACCTTCCACGACTTCTACAAGGACATGCACGCGATCGGCAAGGACCGCCCGCGCGCCAAGGAGTCGATGATCTTCTCGACGCAGTCCACCCACAAGCTGCTGGCCGGCCTGTCGCAGGCCTCGCAGGTGCTGGTGCGCGAGTCGGAGTCCGTCAAGCTGGACAAGGATGCGTTCAACGAAGCCTACCTGATGCACACCTCCACCTCGCCGCAGTACTCGATCATCGCCTCGTGCGACGTGGCCGCGGCGATGATGGAAGCGCCGGGCGGCACCGCGCTGGTCGAGGAATCGATCCTGGAAGCGCTCGACTTCCGCCGCGCGATGAAGAAGATCGACGAGGAATGGGGCCAGGACTGGTGGTTCAAGGTCTGGGGTCCGGACACTTTCGCCGAGGAAGGCATCGGCACGCGCGAGGACTGGATCATCCGCGCCGAGGACGACTGGCACGGCTTCGGCAAGCTGGCACCGGGCTTCAACATGCTGGACCCGATCAAGGCGACCATCGTCAACCCGGGCCTGTCGCTGGAGGGCCAGTTCGCCGACTCCGGCATCCCGGCGTCGATCGTCACGAAGTACCTGGCCGAACACGGCGTCATCGTCGAGAAGTGCGGCCTGTACTCGTTCTTCATCATGTTCACGATCGGCATCACCAAGGGCCGCTGGAACACGCTGTTGACCGCGCTGCAGCAGTTCAAGGACGACTACGACAAGAACGCCCCGCTGTGGCGCATCCTGCCGGAATTCTCCGCCGCCAATCCGCGCTACGAGAAGATGGGCCTGCGCGACCTGTGCCAGCAGATCCACGACTTCTACAAGGCCTACGACGTGGCGCGCCTGACGACGGAGATGTACCTGTCCGACATGATCCCGGCCATGAAGCCGTCCGACGCGTTCGCCAAGATGGCGCACCGCGAGATCGAGCGCGTGGCGATCGACGACCTGGAAGGCCGCATCACGTCGATCCTCCTGACGCCATATCCGCCGGGCATTCCCCTGCTGATCCCGGGCGAGCGCTTCAACAAGACGATCGTCGACTACCTGCGCTTCGCGCGCGACTTCAACGAGCGCTTCCCCGGCTTCGAGACGGACGTGCACGGCCTGGTCAAGCGCGAGGTCAATGGCAAGCGCGATTATTTCGTCGACTGCGTCAAGCAGTAA
- a CDS encoding Spy/CpxP family protein refolding chaperone produces MNKMNKMLTMLAAAALALPLASHAAVDGEDGGPAPRGFQDAGAPETRPLPPRQEALRGGDDFGRPRGPHAAPPCWLSGAPGRAVPFLRGLELTETQEDKVFAILHAQAPYLREQHKAHEKAERALFALHGAAKYDDAAAAKLAQASAQAMANITLQHLRTEQKVLAVLTAEQRKQVEEAKARPGRPARP; encoded by the coding sequence ATGAACAAGATGAACAAGATGCTAACCATGCTGGCCGCCGCCGCCCTGGCGCTGCCGCTGGCCAGCCACGCCGCCGTGGACGGCGAGGACGGCGGGCCAGCGCCGCGCGGTTTCCAGGACGCAGGGGCGCCGGAGACGCGGCCGCTGCCGCCACGCCAGGAGGCCCTGCGCGGGGGCGACGACTTCGGCCGCCCGCGCGGCCCGCATGCCGCGCCGCCATGCTGGCTGTCCGGAGCGCCGGGTCGCGCCGTGCCGTTCCTGCGCGGTCTCGAGTTGACCGAAACCCAGGAAGACAAGGTGTTTGCGATCCTGCACGCCCAGGCACCGTACCTGCGCGAACAGCATAAGGCGCACGAGAAGGCCGAGCGGGCGCTGTTCGCGCTGCACGGCGCGGCCAAGTACGACGACGCGGCGGCGGCGAAGCTGGCGCAGGCGTCCGCCCAGGCCATGGCCAATATCACGCTGCAGCACCTGCGCACGGAGCAGAAAGTGCTGGCCGTGCTGACGGCCGAGCAGCGCAAGCAGGTCGAGGAAGCGAAAGCACGGCCGGGCCGCCCAGCACGCCCTTGA
- a CDS encoding intradiol ring-cleavage dioxygenase: MEHHDHGLAHDLQAMLNTAAGRRQSLRWLFAGAAALPLLGCGGSSASTDSGGATDSSGTTGSAGSTGSTGSTGTSTGTGASGSCAVIPEETGGPYPADGTNSNRGGVVNVLTQSGVVRSDIRASFGAASGTAAGVPLTIKLHIINANNACTAAGGFAVYLWHCDRDGNYSLYSSGVTNQNYLRGVQEADANGDLAFTTIFPGCYAGRMPHVHFEVYPTLAKAASAANRIKTSQFTFPLATCNEVYATAGYATSVRNLAQMSFATDNVFSDGHALQLATMSGNASDGYVATLTVAVVA, from the coding sequence ATGGAACATCACGATCACGGCTTGGCGCACGACCTGCAGGCCATGTTGAACACGGCCGCCGGCCGCCGCCAGTCGTTGCGCTGGCTGTTCGCCGGCGCGGCCGCCTTGCCGCTGCTGGGCTGCGGCGGCTCGTCCGCCAGCACCGACAGCGGCGGCGCGACCGACAGCAGCGGTACCACGGGCAGCGCGGGCAGCACGGGCAGCACGGGCAGCACAGGCACCAGCACGGGGACGGGCGCGAGCGGCAGCTGCGCCGTCATCCCCGAGGAGACGGGTGGACCGTATCCGGCCGACGGCACCAACAGCAATCGCGGCGGCGTCGTCAACGTGCTGACGCAGAGCGGCGTGGTGCGCAGCGACATCCGCGCCAGCTTCGGTGCGGCCAGCGGCACGGCGGCCGGGGTGCCGCTGACGATCAAGCTGCACATCATCAATGCCAACAACGCGTGCACGGCGGCGGGCGGCTTCGCCGTCTACCTGTGGCACTGCGACCGCGACGGCAACTACTCGCTGTATTCGTCCGGCGTGACGAACCAGAACTACCTGCGCGGGGTGCAGGAGGCGGACGCCAACGGCGACCTCGCCTTCACGACGATCTTCCCGGGCTGCTATGCCGGCCGCATGCCGCACGTGCATTTCGAGGTGTACCCGACCCTGGCCAAGGCGGCCAGCGCGGCGAATCGCATCAAGACCTCGCAGTTCACCTTCCCGCTGGCGACCTGCAACGAGGTGTACGCGACGGCCGGCTATGCCACCAGCGTGCGCAACCTGGCGCAGATGAGCTTTGCCACCGATAACGTCTTCAGCGACGGCCATGCGCTGCAGCTGGCCACGATGAGCGGCAATGCCAGCGACGGCTATGTCGCTACCCTGACCGTCGCCGTCGTCGCCTGA
- a CDS encoding sigma 54-interacting transcriptional regulator, whose amino-acid sequence MLVREAAMALSIWMQTLGTPARGAEPMLRDALDAAGIAVQAQPARGFGVLLCGGCGGAADRLQAVQALASQAAVLAVDCAPEPLAPDAMWGMLDAGATDLLPFSSAELCAQQIVARLQRWDAVQRLMASTAVQGWLVGDSPVWRALVHSVVEVSAFTQSPVLITGETGTGKDLIAQLIHKLSGTTGELTVLDCTTLSPELAGSELFGHERGAFTGATNARDGAFAMADGGILFLDEVGELPLPLQAQLLRVVQEHKYKRVGSNIWNPSHFRLVCATNRDLEADVAAGTFRADLYYRIAAWRCRPPPLRERKSDILPLVEHFLRQLDPKGQGRPLDPAVREYLLAREYKGNVRDLRQTVARIWYRHAGPGPLTIGDVPPDERLHGAPAWPDQPFCDAIRHAVDRGVSLARLGQAAADLAIRIVLEQEGDNNQRAAQRLGVTDRALQIRRKAARDDQAADRG is encoded by the coding sequence ATGCTGGTGCGTGAGGCCGCGATGGCACTGTCGATCTGGATGCAGACGTTGGGCACGCCGGCCCGGGGCGCCGAACCGATGCTGCGCGATGCCCTCGATGCCGCCGGCATCGCCGTCCAGGCGCAACCCGCGCGCGGTTTCGGCGTGCTGTTGTGCGGCGGCTGCGGCGGCGCGGCCGACCGGCTGCAGGCCGTGCAGGCGCTGGCCAGCCAGGCGGCCGTGCTGGCCGTCGATTGCGCACCGGAGCCGCTGGCGCCGGACGCGATGTGGGGCATGCTGGATGCCGGCGCGACCGACCTGCTGCCCTTCAGTTCCGCCGAGTTGTGCGCGCAGCAGATCGTGGCACGGCTGCAGCGCTGGGATGCCGTGCAGCGCCTGATGGCCTCCACCGCCGTGCAAGGCTGGCTGGTGGGCGACAGCCCGGTGTGGCGCGCGCTGGTGCACAGCGTGGTCGAAGTGTCCGCGTTCACCCAGTCGCCCGTGCTGATCACGGGCGAGACGGGCACCGGCAAGGACCTGATCGCGCAACTGATCCATAAACTGTCCGGCACCACCGGCGAGCTGACGGTGCTCGATTGCACCACCCTGTCGCCGGAACTGGCCGGCTCCGAGCTGTTCGGCCACGAGCGCGGCGCCTTCACGGGCGCCACCAATGCGCGCGACGGCGCGTTCGCGATGGCGGACGGCGGCATCCTGTTCCTGGACGAGGTGGGCGAGCTGCCCCTGCCGCTGCAGGCGCAATTGCTGCGCGTGGTCCAGGAGCACAAGTACAAGCGGGTGGGCAGCAATATCTGGAACCCCAGCCATTTCCGCCTCGTGTGCGCCACCAACCGCGACCTGGAGGCGGACGTGGCGGCCGGCACCTTCCGCGCCGACCTGTATTACCGCATCGCCGCCTGGCGCTGCCGACCGCCGCCGCTGCGCGAGCGCAAGAGCGACATCCTGCCGCTGGTCGAGCACTTCCTGCGCCAGCTCGACCCCAAGGGCCAGGGCCGCCCGCTCGACCCGGCCGTGCGCGAGTACCTGCTGGCGCGCGAGTACAAGGGCAATGTGCGCGACTTGCGCCAGACGGTCGCGCGCATCTGGTACCGCCACGCGGGACCCGGCCCGCTGACGATCGGCGACGTGCCGCCGGACGAACGCCTGCACGGCGCGCCGGCCTGGCCCGACCAGCCGTTCTGCGACGCCATCCGCCACGCCGTCGACCGCGGCGTCAGCCTGGCGCGGCTCGGCCAGGCCGCGGCCGACCTGGCGATCCGCATCGTGCTGGAGCAGGAAGGCGACAACAACCAGCGCGCGGCGCAGCGGCTGGGCGTGACGGACCGCGCCCTGCAGATTCGGCGCAAGGCGGCGCGGGACGACCAGGCAGCCGATCGCGGCTGA